The DNA segment TCCTTAAAGGGGCGAAATTGAAAATGAGATTGGATAAATTTAAAGCTGCAAAAACTCCAAATGAACAAAAAGCAACTTTGCTCTAGTAATGAAACATTAAGCAATAAATATGTATTGGTTTTAGCTGCCCTTACCTGAATAAAAGAGGTAGAATTCTTGTCTGAAAGAATAATCCTAGCGATATTTGTCAAAGGCCCGTTTGTCAAAATGGTAACTTTAGATTGTGACTTGAGTGATTTGACTACGGATTGCCAGATTTCAAGAGCTAGTGGCTGTCTAAGTTCAGGATGATCTGTGTCTCGAGGAGCTCCGAATCCCACAGAATTTTCTGCTGTATATCTTAAATTAAAAACATCAAAGATCCACGTGTAAATGTATTTTCCAAATAATCATCAAAATTATTTGATAACTAACATAGTTTTTCAAAAGCATAGTGCTACATTtgcaaaagaagaaaaagagtcATATGGCTATTAGATATGACATCGACACTGGTCAAAAAGGTCGGTCTTCTTGATGATTTGACAATGCTACACTGAGAGATCTACTCCGACAGTATAAATAGTCATTAGATTGGATGGAACCCTCGTGTTCTGTGGTGGAATCCACCCCAAAACATGTCATTGGCTAGAATAACTTAAACAATAGATCTCCTCGTGTAGCATAGTGAGAGTCCTCCCTCCATGGCTATTAGAGGCATTTACTGTATAAAAATACATAGACATCATAGAACTTAAGTGTAGTGAGGTTAGGAGCGAGCTCTTAATAACACAATCATCCCTTTAAATTGTGTATAATCAATTTTTTGTAAATTTACTAGCTTCTATCTTACCAACGCATTATTAGaccttaaatttttaagttatatTGCTAGAAGTGAAGAAAATAGAGAACTCCAGAAAAATTTAACTAAAAACCTTCGAGGGCTTCGAGGTAAATCACGAGCCAAGCCATACAATGTGTCAGAATCAAGAAAGCCGCCGCTGCCGTGTGGTATGGCTCTACTGTACTTGCAACCTCCAACAGCTGAGAAAATAGGATCTGATTGATTCAGTGGGAACATGTCGCCCAATCCAACCAGAATATCGTCTCGGCCCATCATGTGTAGCAAATCATAGATGACATCTATGGTTGCTGCGTTTGCCCATCCAGTTGGAGTCACTAATATTGCCTGGATGTCACCACACCAAATGCACAATGATAACATTTTATTTCACTAGACTAAAAGTTTTCCTACTCTGTTGTGTACTTTCATTATAAAAAAACAAAGGTCAATTCCctccaaaaaaaaatatgcatgGATCAATCTAAATTCCTAGCTAAAGTGCAGCCCTATCAGTTGAAGGACGCGTGGAATAATTTGTGGAAGTGGGAAAGAAGCAAACTATATTTCACCTTAAGATTTATGACTTCTATAGGCTTCTTGAGGAGATAAAAGAGCGCCAAGAAATCTCCTGCGCTCATGTCCATGTCAAAAATTACATTCCTCCCTAGCTGTTTCCCCTTCAAATCTGGTTTGTATAGAACTTCTTTATAGTCAAGAAACTGTGTCGTGAAATTGAAGCGACCGCTTTGTTGAGGCCGGTTTACAACCTATAATCAAGATCATCTTTCTTAAATGTTAACTAATGCAACATGACTTGAATGTGATGGATATAAGGCGTCATAAAATGTATAGATCAAGTTTACATCAAGAAAACTTCTGAAATATTCTCGGTTCAAAGGACTGGTTCTATCAAGGTTTGGTTTGGCTCGTGTGGCAACAAGAACACGAACTCCTCCTCCACCAGTCACTTCTGCTGTATAGCCATCCTGTGCAACTTCTTAGAGACATGTTAGAGACACATAAATCACATAGAAGGAAaacttatataatatattataaaactTTGTGAAGAATTGATATTTTACCTTGCATCTGCCTCTTCCATTCTTGACCACACAGAACGGATCACGCAGTCCGGTCTGGACATGGCCACTATGAACACCGTTtttcttcaaatcaaactttagTTTTTTAAGGCCATCAAAGAATGGATTTGATCCGTCGGATATTCCATACGGCTCATTTGAAGTAATCACAGTAATGTTCATATACTCCATGACAGCAAATTCATTTTCTCCATTATTGTTATTCTGATTAAGCATTATGGAAGTGGCTACACCAGATAGAAATGAATCCCACATGAAGTAACTCTGCAGAGAGTGAAGTTTCATGATGTTAAATCTTTTGTAGATATGATGTCAGAGtagtaaattttaattatttaccGTAAAAAACTGGTCGTCAAACCAAGTATCACGAGCCATTTTCAATGACTTGAATATGTATTGTGCCTCATAAGTATGTTGATTCTTCTCAAGTTCTTCGAAAAAATTGCTTGAGATGGGGATCGTGTTTGTGGCATCTAAAGGAACAATAGTAACTGGAATGCCAGAATGAATCACCTGTAATGCATGGACTATAAAAGATCAAATAAAACTATGTAAAGAAGATACTTAGTAGATAGGAATTCAAGAAAATTACtaatattttcatgaaaatcaGTGTCTGCTAAAACAATGGATAAAAAATGTGATCTCGTCTAAAAGAACCTGATATGCAGCAAAGGGATCTCCAAACATGTTAAACTCTGCATATGGATTTGATAAATAATCGGAAAAAATGTTTCCTCTATCACCACACTGTCGAGGCTGACACGACGATTCAGCAGGGTTAGGACAGCAACCGGTTGGATTTTTCGATCTTACACCACCACCCATTATGTAAATATGCtcaatatttttcttcaaatgtGGGTTACTCAATAGAAAAATACCCAGATTGGTATTCGCTCCAATCACAAATACTGTGATAGGACCAGCAGAAATCTTATCAATCATCACTTGTTGAGCCGTTGGCTGGCGCAGAGGTAAATATCTCCTACTTCCCTGGTTTCaattcaatatttttatcaCAAACATGGCATTCctacattttttttaatgcattaatcgATATTGATGCATAGAGGAGTCTCATACCTGTGGAAGAAAGCTTTTCCTGAATCCAAAATTTGTATCAATATCTAATCTTCCTCCAAGACCTACTGGTATAGCTTGTCTATATCTGCAATATCCAGCGGTACCATTTCCCTGGTGAAATGACCCGACAATACTTATATCAAGATCTCAGATGTTGCGCGactgaaaaattaattttcaacaTGGATTCATGAAACAGGAGGGTGTAACCTGTTCGATAATGGGGTGATACCCACCAACATTCGGCAAAATAGTACCGTCCTCGAGTATACTGCCTTCACCTCCAACACCAACAGAAATGTCATCTCTCCCCATCATGAAGAGAATGTCGTATACTTGATTTACAGAATGCCCTGCATTAGTCCATGCATTTGTGTTCAAAGTAACCGCCTGCACAAGTTTATGAAAGTAAAAGAAAAAATCAACAACATGTACTCTATTGCATAAGTCCAAACTCGAAAAGCTAATCAATCCAAATCCAAAAATACTATTTATCAAGTGGGAGAGTCTCTAAAACTTATAGATCAAGAAGCAATTCTTTGTGGAAACATAACCGGATTGTAGCATTTAAGGCAACCGACACCCCAACAGCCTATAATCTGATACATGCCACATTGTCACACCAGCATATGCTATCGCCTCCACTCAGTAGGAGTATCAAATTATCAAGAAATGAAACGGATGGAGAACTCAAATCCAAAAGATTAATCTTTTATAAGTGCTAGAGAATACTGGGATCCTAAAACAACAAGATGAAAGAATCCATGTGATGCCATTCATATCTCATCAAAAAAACCtcaaatttcaaagaaaaatcTTGCTACAAGAACTAATGTTTGTGTTACTTAACACGAATACCTGcaaatcaaaatctgatctATTAAGCTTCAGAAGGTAGAGCAGAGCAAATATATCATCTGTATCGACATCAGTATCCAATAGAATCCGATACGGCTGCCGCTCAGCCTCCACCACACAAGAGACGTTACTTCCCATCAACACAAACGCGAATAATAGCATACATATGCACACACATCTCTGCAGCATCATCTTTATCTCCCTTTCAACACAGTACAAGAGGCAAGAAATCTTGAAGTACAGCTTTTTACGTTCAAGAACGCAGGATCCCACAAAGAAAAATGAAATGAATCGATTCTAAGAATTTTCAGAGATACAAACTTTTGTACTTACAAAACCATCATAAGTGGATACAATCATAGTACCTTTTCTCGGGTCTTTCAAGCATGGAAGAGTAGCGTCGAATGATGATTCCAAGAAATACAAAAggagagattttgaagatgaatgtTGCAAAACAAAAGGGCAGAGAGAAGGAAGAAATGTTGCAGAGTAGAAGACTGTTGACGCTAATTGCAACAGAGTTTATTAAATGATGATGGCATGGCAGCGTCTTTTGGCCAGCATTGTtcaagttattttaattttttaaagtttgattttgttatattaatttttaatttctttcttGTGGTATTATGATTGACTTGATAACATTGCAAGTCATCGTTTTTCAAAgttatatcattattttttagtatTTCATCTGTATTTTTCGATGTTACGTTAACAATTTGACCAAATTAATGGAAatctaaaatttattatatcaaaatcaaattttaaaaatttaataaattaaattcaaaattcaagagTTTGTCTCAATTCGATTACATATCCCTATTTAACACTTGAAAAAGGTGAAAATAAGTTTTGGATAAGTTAAATAATAAAATGGAAATTttgtcaatatttttttaatatgtatCAAAAAAATAAGTTTGTGTGTTTGAGTTTTGGACAAGTTAAATAATAAAATGGAAAGTTTgtctataattttatttttttcaataatttttttaatttgtatcAAAAAATTGAGTTTATGTGTTTGAGATGGAGAGAACGATAGCAAaggaaaaaatagaaaatatttatttactcaaaaaaaaaatatatgtatttatttattttggaaaaaTAGATACAAAAGAGtgttaaaataatttgaaatgaatatatatattgggACGGAGAAATGCTTTGTTTTAAAAGTCAAAATCTAGATGCCGAAGAAATGATTTTTGGGCTActctttaaatatttatttagcaTTGTCTCACATTGTCTCACGGATTTTTATCTAtccatatttatattaaaaattagaaagtaatatttttgacataaaaattaatattttttcatggttGACCTTATGACCTATATAGGAGAtggcaaaaactcctatgagacggaCTCAAGAGTCAtttttatgagacggatctcttgtatgggttatccattaaaaagtattataatttatgccaaaagtattacttattaatataattatggATAAGGTCAacccgtctcacggatgagaccgtctcacagaaGTGTTACTCATAGGAGATCTGTATCATAAAATTGATCCGTGAGACCATCTCAGAAGAGTTTTTGTGATTTTCAAAAGTGAggtgttatttttttatttttttccttaaaaaataataaaatgtataatctttttctttaaaaataacattttaaacacaaatttaattaaatgtctaatttttttattaaaatgtttaatTGAGATTGGATTTCTGTATCGAAAATGGTCCATAATGATGGTGGGAATAAAAGTTCTTAAATTTCATGGAATGATTTGTGGTTGTTAATGGTGTAAGTAATAATAATTATTGATACGTCAATAGTCAACTGTCTTACAAACTTTCAACTTTCAAGTACTTTTGTTGGAACACAGAATTTTGATATTGATATTAACTCAATCTACATTAATTAATAGATGATCAACTGATTCTATCGAGAGACAAGCCAAAAAAAACATAAACTGACCAAGATTATCAAGCCAAAACAATGAGATCAACTGGTCGATCAGCATAACAGAGGCGTAGAGATCAACTAAGCATAATTAGTAAAGAAGTAGTGTCGCTCAGCTATCAGAGCAGTTGAGCAGAGCTAAACTGATAAAATGAAGATAACTGGATTCAGTTTAAAGCTAAACTGAATCAGTTGGACCTTATCCATCCAGTATATAAACTGATCAAGAGTTTGAGCGATTTAAGTCAAGCAACGGAACTCTTGTGGATAAGTTTCTCTGTACCAGACAAAGTGCCGAAAGAAGAAGAGACAACAGTGTGTCTTTGTGTCATGGAATGTCTGCGAAAAGACAAATTAACGACCAATAATTTGAATCTAAAATAGTTGTTACACGTCAAGTATAAATACCCATCTTCGGGATATTTCAAAGCAAGTGAATCTTGAAAAAGCACTCAAAAATTTACTCCCACTATCAGAGGTAAACTGAACACATTCAGTCTACCCATACACAATCAGTCAAGGAAAGAAAAGCTTACTGAAGTTCATATTCCAAGCCGAAGATCACATGCACGAATATGTGATTAGAAAATCAATCTAGTGCTAAGTATTGTGTTGTAATCAGTGTGATCAATTGAGGTGCTGCAAAACTCATTGTAACAAGGATCACTCGTGAACTGTGGCCTTGAAGTGTatctaggagttctgagataggcaGTATGTATAAGTCCTAGTTTTGGAGTGGGATGTTACAAGTTgattgtaatagtcaaagttTTCTaaagtgaatccttccgaggtggaagaaggcgTGACGTAGGAgtctttgaaatctccgaacattcaTAAACAAACACTGAGTAATCTTACTTCTAGTTCATCACTCACACACAAAGTTCAGTAATATTAAGTTCAATCTGTTAGTTGACATCATTAATTCCGCACAATATAAATGTTTGCTAGTTAATGTCGACACACGAGAAGCATAGAGATCAGTTGACTAACCACAACTAAACTCAAAATGAAAGACTTTGAAGTCAGCTGCTACACTGATATTGGACAAATCAGTTTACCAGCAACACTGCACTCGATCCTatcaacttttttttaaaatgataacAACTAACAACTAATGatcttgttatatatatatatatagtttctttcaagtgaccacctatcatgcccactaccatgcccactaatgatgtggcactattctattggatagaatagtgtcacatcattggtgggcatggtagtgggcatgataggtgggcacttgaaagaaactatatatatatatatatatatatatatatatatataaaaattttcagcTACCTAACCAATGATGTtcaactcgtccccgaccactaaaacctggtaccgtgttttagtgatgtgtcaaaaaaaacaactaaaactaTATAGACACACACGCacgcgcacacacacacacacatacatatatatatatatatatatatatatatatatatatatatatatacatacatacatacatacatacatacacatgAAATTTTGATAAGATGAACACTCATTGTCGATACTTACATGAATATCGGTTGAGATAACGTTCAATGTTTATGGATGTGTCCACAATAGATGTTCaccatatcaaaatatatacgcgcgtgtgtgtgtgtgtgttttttttttttttgtgtaattTTGATAGATTGTGAATAATTAATGCATGTGAAAGTGAAAGTTTCAATAATTACACCTTGCATAAGAAATTATGGTCGCATAGATTGACTAATGAtcattaatttgattttttttatcaatattttttcgAACAAGTCTGTCATACATAGTTTATTTTGTGAAATTACTTGACTAATGTATTTTACAAGCTATTGTGATAGCCCAATATTTACAAGATCTGCACCGAAAGATATTACAGATTTTCATGTCATAAAAAAATTGTCTCATTATTGAATGGCGTAGTTTTTGTTAATCATGCTAATTTAATAATGGatgaatattaatattaaattaaccgaccaatacataataaaatatattaataaatatgtttAAAAATTCCTATAATGTATATATAGCCATTCTATAGATACTTTTCTTTTGTTTTAGTTAGATTATAATAATGAGAGTAGACCTTGAATTCTTTTTCTAAGAGAATTCAGAATAATATTAGCATACGAGGCTACACAGAGTTTTTTTTCATTGTTTTCTTGTAACTTATAGCCACACATTcagagattttttttttgtttcttgttTTTTCCTTTGTTAATTAACGCGACGTAGCCCCTTTGCAACTTGACTTGACCATTAATATTAATGGTGAAAGGATAGCGTGATGAAATAGTCATACTTTAGGGTtgaacaaatatttaaaatagaGTTATTCACAACAAAATCCTctataaaatattgaaaatgtgtattttatttttatggaaattagataGAGGTCTAAGACCAtgacattttataaaaattgtgAACGATGTACCTCCGCTAACGTGATTTTTTGGACACGTGTTTGTGTTGTGGTTAAGAAACCAACATGAAATCCAATATTGAGTTGAGATTTCTCATACAAGAAAGTGTGTAATCTCAGCTTAAAGATTAATTCCATGTTTCTTACtataaaaaaatctaaaaatttcacGGTTTCTCGATCAACCTTTTTGTGAGgttttgggaattatattctaaTGTGTGCATTATGTGGATcttgaaatattatatatcaataaaatattatttttgtgcattcaatataatattattcaaaatttgtttttttagcCACAACATGTGCGCGTGTTCAAAAATTCGCATTAACAAAGGTAAATCgtgaaatttttataaaaatcaaaggTTGCGATGTCTATTTAATTTTCATGAGGGTGTAGtatgtttttcaattttttagaTAGGGTTTTGGTGCATATAACTCATTTAGAATATGCAATTAATATtagatatatgaatttttttttccttcgttgttttattattaaatctcgCAAATAGTTTGATTCTATTCAGCTCAAGCTCGATTTCAATCAAGCTGAGTTTCAGTGCTGGAGTCAGTTATTTTAGTGTTTCCTACTCATAATTGGATACAATTGATAAGTATTTTGGCTCGAGTTATAAAGAATCTTatgatctttatttaatttttttaaaatcttattttaaactTCGTTGCTCAATAAATCAGTgattttgattaaaaaataaatatagaacACATTTTTCATAATTATACCAATACCATCAAAGGTCAAGATCAAACTCAAATTCGACAAGACTTATTATTCTCCATTCATTACTTGCTTTATCGCATGTTTCCTGGCCGCAACCGTTTGTATTTTATTTGTGTGATAGACAATCAAGTTTTGGTGCTTACAAAATATTGCTCTGAGTTTTCGTGAGATATGATTTCTTCGATTCAATTTTTATCCAGAATCTTCTTTATATTTTGTTATCGTAAGGGAAACTTCCTTGTACAGTGGTGCTGTCAAAGAACTGCACAAATCTCTTGCTACAAAATCAAATGTGCGAATCCGAGGCGCGTATAttagctttttttaaaaaactatttGTTTCCACCACGGTGATGTAATTGAACTAAGCAAATGTTCCTCCAAGATACAATGGATTCCTAAGAATGTTGTTTTCAAAGTGCATGCTTGAAaaaaaccatgaatacattggATATCTTTCAACTTAATAATCAAATGTTTGTATATTGTATCAGCAGTATAACAATATCCAAACTACAAGTAttttgatgaaaaatattttctgcTAAAAAGGTCGAGGAACCAGTGTGCAGAATTTTCTCACACAGATTTTCAAATTGATTGTGTTAGAATATGTTGGAATGAAGATTGATGCAGTATTTATAATGACCGAATCATATCCTATGATAGAACACGTCTTTTTTATGATACACATTCGTTTGAATTATCAGAAACCCCCAAAACCACAAAGGGATGTCATGAACAGACGTCTTTGTTCATTACAGACATGAAGGAACTTCACATCATGGTGCACCGAATTTCTGGTTCCTTCAATCTGGTTCTCTTCCCACTTTATTTCCTTGGTTCCTTTAGATTCCTTTTGGTTCTTTCAGATACCATCTATCATTTTTAACATgagatttttcatttttatggAAAACACCAACAATCCTTCACtattttcataaaaatgaatttaaataatttttccgaTTATCAAGCTACAAGTCTTATGCATAAATAAAGATATCCAATGGATTTGAATCTTTACATAGTGAAGAGCTCTCAAATGTTAATCAAGGTGACTGGTAGACCATCTTTGAACCAGCGACCTTATACGATTAATCGGAGGGATATCACACATAGGATTTTTTGATCttatgtttgtttttttgtaattttgttCTTCTATATTATCAAATATCTGGTGTACgctatcttttttttttgttgttgaaattttagtatttttttcaaCCGAAAGCTGACATAGAACCAATACAATGATGATGTCATGCTGATGTTTACTGTGTCACCTCAGCACTCCCAATGAAATtgactaaaattataataaaaataaaaatttatagaaATAAATGTGAAATTTGACAACATATAGGAACAAAATCGTAAAGTGACAAAATTACATGAtaaaattgcagtttttccttaaaaaaataaaagacatttattgaaatttttcaaGTGAACTTGTGGAAAAGTATTGTAAGCTTTGCATACTGAATGAGACACTAATAGGATTGGTtcaggggggggggggtgagcTTTCTAGATTGATAGTGTTTGTGTCCTTGTAGCAGACCCCGAAATCTTTCAAGATGAGTTCAGTTGAAGTTGATCAACTGAACTCTATTATTCTCGTGTGTCTATATTAATCGACCAACTTAGGTAAGTGCGAAATGAGGTCGATTAATATATTGAACTTGTTATGGACTGTATGTGATAATGATCTGAAAGTAAGAACGCTAAAGTttatttatggatgttcgaagatttcaacaactcctacgtcaccccttcttctatctcggaaggattcactctagaagactttgactattacaatcAACTTGCAACAGCATACTCCAAGACCAGGACTTACACACACTGTCTATCCCAGAACTCCTAAAAACATTTCAAGGACACCAGTTCTCGACTGCTCCTTGTTACAATGAGGTTTGCAGCACCTTAACTGATCACACGGATACAACAATGTTTGCAACACAACACTTAGCACTTGATTGGTCTTCTAATCACGGAATTTTGCTAGTGTTCTTCGGCTTGCTTGAGTATTATATTCAGTAAGCGTTTCTTTCCTCGACTGATTGTGTATGGGTAAACTGAATGTGTTCAGTTTACCTTTTATAGTCAGAGTATACTTGCGAGTTCTTTTTCAAGATGTCAGTGAAATGTCCCGAGGATGGGTATTTATATTCCAACATATAATAGCTCTATTTTGAATTCAAATCATTTTGTCGTTAGCTTGTCTTTCCCGCGACATTCTCTGGCAAAATCGTACACTAATGTATTTCTGTTTTTGGCGCTTGTCTGGTACAAGAAAACCTTACTCAGTTGAGTTCCGTTTGATTTGGATCGGCTTACACAGATTTTTGATTGACTTAGGTTTTAGTAAGCCCAACTGATTCATATCTCTGCTAAACTGAATTGAGTTGTCTTCATACTTTCAGTTGAACTCTGCTCAACTACTCCGATGACTGATTAAGATCGATTCTTCCTCAACTGATGTATCAGTTTAGCTCGTAAGTTTATATCTTGCCTTTGTTTTTCTTGATGTCAATTGCAGAATTCAGTTTGACAAATTTTTGGATGAATAGTTTTGTAGATATCAACACCTTGAAAGTTCCTACagacattaattaaaaaaacataattaaaactaaaaattaaataaagtccCATATTGGGGtatttttttaacatgtttagttaatttaaccaaataattaaacacggTTTTTTCAACACTGTTGTGATCACCATCACGACCAAGGTCaataagttatttttttttcaataaaaattaatttaatagaaCTACCACCATTACGTGTAAATTGAATGAGTTACTTTGTAcaaataatgaaataaatatatttggtgagaaatagaaatagaaataaaatagattattttttttgtaaatattcTCTGACACtaatattttttacaaaaaatttcacaatattTTTATGCAAATATTTTTCAGAAAGAATAAGaaacaattaaaagaaaaattttataaagaaaattttattttaagtaaaataatatcATTGTTATAATAGTATACAATAATTTTTGCTATAATATATAgatgataattaataaaaaaaattagtttcagtaaaataatatcatttttATAATAGTATACAATACGTTTTGCTATAATAGATAgatgataattaattaaaaaatcaattaagTTTTCTAACATTTAACATCAGAAATAGAACGGAAAGGAATTatgattattaaataaaaaataattaaaacacaaTTAAGGTTTTTAACATTTATCATCATAAATAGAACGGAAAGGAATTGTggttattaaataaaaaataattaaacaaaatattattttatacaaaAATGGAAGCCAATggaaaaacatgaaaaatgatCTTTGGGATACCTAGTATGAAGTATATCATATATTAATGATCTTTGGGTTTAGTTCTTGAAGGTGTAACTTACGGGGTAGTTGTCcaatctcttaataatatttgctcCATTCGTGAACGTAGGCTAATTTTgggccgaaccacgtaaatcttgtattatttatttttcgttCTTACTATTTTAGTTTTGTGTGATTAACCGAAAACTGATCATTTCATTTTGATCAGGTGATTTATCAATTCTTCATTGAATACTTGTCCAGATTATTGTTTTAAATAAACAACATGATCAAatatttttgatgtttttaGAATAAGTAATGTTCCATAGTTGAGTGTATAGGCACGAGCAATTTTAAGTCCATTCCTTGCCTTATTTTTCTGCCATACATGGCTTTTGAGTCAATTCtttaatttagattttttttcaaTGTCGATGAAATCCGTAACGATTATACTTCCATGAATCCGAAtttgttgaatttatttatttttatttaattgcgAGGTTACAGTCGAGTATCTTTAATGCGATTCTCCTTTTG comes from the Henckelia pumila isolate YLH828 chromosome 1, ASM3356847v2, whole genome shotgun sequence genome and includes:
- the LOC140887844 gene encoding nucleoside hydrolase 3 isoform X4; the encoded protein is MLNQNNNNGENEFAVMEYMNITVITSNEPYGISDGSNPFFDGLKKLKFDLKKNGVHSGHVQTGLRDPFCVVKNGRGRCKDGYTAEVTGGGGVRVLVATRAKPNLDRTSPLNREYFRSFLDVVNRPQQSGRFNFTTQFLDYKEVLYKPDLKGKQLGRNVIFDMDMSAGDFLALFYLLKKPIEVINLKAILVTPTGWANAATIDVIYDLLHMMGRDDILVGLGDMFPLNQSDPIFSAVGGCKYSRAIPHGSGGFLDSDTLYGLARDLPRSPRRYTAENSVGFGAPRDTDHPELRQPLALEIWQSVVKSLKSQSKVTILTNGPLTNIARIILSDKNSTSFIQDIFIVGGHVNIDKSSIRGNVNNIPSNEYAELNMFLDPVAAKTVLYYGHNITLIPLGVQRKVSRFTMILESLQLTKKKTPEALFARRLISRLDRLHRAHPSYQHVDMFLGEILGAVILAGDHSVLNASFGVKKVQVLASGVESEDGQITIGKINGNSVRILENVDSLAYYNAFANQLGEQKQSAVIGSFEEQRRQWNRARI
- the LOC140887844 gene encoding nucleoside hydrolase 3 isoform X3 produces the protein MTFLLVLEVKAVYSRTVLFCRMLVGITPLSNRYRQAIPVGLGGRLDIDTNFGFRKSFLPQGSRRYLPLRQPTAQQVMIDKISAGPITVFVIGANTNLGIFLLSNPHLKKNIEHIYIMGGGVRSKNPTGCCPNPAESSCQPRQCGDRGNIFSDYLSNPYAEFNMFGDPFAAYQVIHSGIPVTIVPLDATNTIPISSNFFEELEKNQHTYEAQYIFKSLKMARDTWFDDQFFTSYFMWDSFLSGVATSIMLNQNNNNGENEFAVMEYMNITVITSNEPYGISDGSNPFFDGLKKLKFDLKKNGVHSGHVQTGLRDPFCVVKNGRGRCKDGYTAEVTGGGGVRVLVATRAKPNLDRTSPLNREYFRSFLDVVNRPQQSGRFNFTTQFLDYKEVLYKPDLKGKQLGRNVIFDMDMSAGDFLALFYLLKKPIEVINLKAILVTPTGWANAATIDVIYDLLHMMGRDDILVGLGDMFPLNQSDPIFSAVGGCKYSRAIPHGSGGFLDSDTLYGLARDLPRSPRRYTAENSVGFGAPRDTDHPELRQPLALEIWQSVVKSLKSQSKVTILTNGPLTNIARIILSDKNSTSFIQDIFIVGGHVNIDKSSIRGNVNNIPSNEYAELNMFLDPVAAKTVLYYGHNITLIPLGVQRKVSRFTMILESLQLTKKKTPEALFARRLISRLDRLHRAHPSYQHVDMFLGEILGAVILAGDHSVLNASFGVKKVQVLASGVESEDGQITIGKINGNSVRILENVDSLAYYNAFANQLGEQKQSAVIGSFEEQRRQWNRARI
- the LOC140887844 gene encoding nucleoside hydrolase 3 isoform X2, which translates into the protein MMLQRCVCICMLLFAFVLMGSNVSCVVEAERQPYRILLDTDVDTDDIFALLYLLKLNRSDFDLQAVTLNTNAWTNAGHSVNQVYDILFMMGRDDISVGVGGEGSILEDGTILPNVGGYHPIIEQGNGTAGYCRYRQAIPVGLGGRLDIDTNFGFRKSFLPQGSRRYLPLRQPTAQQVMIDKISAGPITVFVIGANTNLGIFLLSNPHLKKNIEHIYIMGGGVRSKNPTGCCPNPAESSCQPRQCGDRGNIFSDYLSNPYAEFNMFGDPFAAYQVIHSGIPVTIVPLDATNTIPISSNFFEELEKNQHTYEAQYIFKSLKMARDTWFDDQFFTSYFMWDSFLSGVATSIMLNQNNNNGENEFAVMEYMNITVITSNEPYGISDGSNPFFDGLKKLKFDLKKNGVHSGHVQTGLRDPFCVVKNGRGRCKDGYTAEVTGGGGVRVLVATRAKPNLDRTSPLNREYFRSFLDVVNRPQQSGRFNFTTQFLDYKEVLYKPDLKGKQLGRNVIFDMDMSAGDFLALFYLLKKPIEVINLKAILVTPTGWANAATIDVIYDLLHMMGRDDILVGLGDMFPLNQSDPIFSAVGGCKYSRAIPHGSGGFLDSDTLYGLARDLPRSPRRYTAENSVGFGAPRDTDHPELRQPLALEIWQSVVKSLKSQSKVTILTNGPLTNIARIILSDKNSTSFIQDIFIVGGHVNIDKSSIRGNVNNIPSNEYAELNMFLDPVAAKTVLYYGHNITLIPLGVQRKVSRFTMILESLQLTKKKTPEALFARRLISRLDRLHRAHPSYQHVDMFLGEILGAVILAGDHSVLNASFGVKKVQVLASGVESEDGQITIGKINGNSVRILENVDSLAYYNAFANQLGEQKQSAVIGSFEEQRRQWNRARI